One Setaria italica strain Yugu1 chromosome II, Setaria_italica_v2.0, whole genome shotgun sequence DNA segment encodes these proteins:
- the LOC101778195 gene encoding uncharacterized protein LOC101778195 translates to MPANRNRKLSAKHSPSPAVVPTPRPKSTAPPFLGDDDDDDFQPPRSRPLNPCNAAAARRPRKKLKPSSSSGKENGSVPGGAIPAVTVAATAAKGAGTLAAGSRVSGGVPEAKELMAGEIFDPSRYGSDVSELGRKGKLRLDAYGYCKGSSSSLPNSLKSRVLALGVVCDLGSGRCEQAQAVDSSISLPVPQEWHVTDEVAGSECDQPTVEKKLRSSEALEEHHHSRLIEPEILESDANCEFVTAGPYYSEGLGSGILGPLTDEKSMEKEAGVASERGAGLHKGNNCLDSLESKLPISNANHDSRGGDCSKAQEPGLRACNLDSQEGKVAAGHCATPENEAMENRSNGPEACEGHCFSSPSESNLPESHMIHDFEADGYDNFEIGTQLNELINLCMEDSIEGHSNCTSPIEKNTFDSKRFKSDYQVKCPLCGLDISDLSEELRQLHTNNCLDEPAKESSPNHEKEPSAGETVEIRCVIEWLRNLGLSKYEEIFIKEEVDWETLQWFTEEDLLGMGITALGPRKKITHALAELRKKHDDDANDMEAGVLSSEDTKKTKLPMNGNKLITEYFKCSSVDQRQSRVCKVNKSSNLNEQKKSSAKVPTRRISTGKGKVKDTPLWCCIPGTPFRVDAFRYLRGDCCHWFLTHFHVDHYQGLTRSFCHGKIYCSSITASLVHHKIGIPWDKLHVLPLNKRITISGVNLTCFDANHCPGSIIILFEPPNGKAVLHTGDFRFSSEMVNNPVLQSSHIHTLILDTTYCNPRYDFPSQEIVIQFVIEAIQAEAFNPKTLFLIGSYTIGKERLFMEVARLLQKKIYVGAAKLQILKHLELPQEIMHWFTANEAESHIHVVPMWTLASFKRMKHLSNQYAGRFDLIVAFCPTGWAFGKGKKRTPGKRWQQGSIIRYEVPYSEHSSFTELQEFVKFISPEHIIPSVNNDGPESADAMLAQLLNE, encoded by the exons ATGCCGGCGAATCGCAATCGCAAGCTCTCGGCGAAacactcgccgtcgccggccgtcgTACCCACTCCGCGCCCCAAATCCACAGCCCCTCCCTTCctaggcgacgacgacgacgacgacttccAACCTCCCCGCTCCCGCCCATTGAATCCCTgcaatgccgccgccgcgcgccggcccCGTAAGAAGCTCaagccatcctcctcctcggggAAGGAGAACGGTTCCGTCCCCGGTGGCGCTATTCCTGCGGTGACGGTCGCCGCGACGGCCGCGAAGGGTGCGGGAACCCTAGCCGCCGGTTCGAGGGTTAGCGGTGGCGTTCCTGAGGCGAAGGAACTAATGGCCGGAGAAATTTTCGACCCCTCGAGGTATGGATCTGATGTATCCGAATTAGGTCGTAAAGGGAAGTTACGATTGGATGCGTATGGATATTGCAAAGGGAGTTCCAGTTCCTTGCCCAATTCGTTGAAATCGAGGGTTTTGGCGCTCGGTGTGGTATGTGATTTGGGAAGCGGGCGCTGTGAGCAGGCGCAAGCAGTTGACTCCAGTATCTCACTTCCTGTTCCTCAAGAGTGGCACGTTACGGACGAGGTGGCAGGCTCTGAGTGTGATCAGCCAACAGTGGAAAAGAAGCTGAGGAGCTCTGAAGCTCTTGAGGAGCATCACCACTCCAGGTTGATTGAACCGGAGATTCTTGAATCAGATGCAAACTGTGAATTTGTAACTGCAGGTCCCTATTATTCTGAAGGGCTGGGTTCAGGGATTCTTGGCCCACTCACTGATGAAAAGAGCATGGAGAAAGAAGCTGGGGTGGCATCTGAACGTGGCGCTGGGCTTCATAAAGGGAATAACTGTTTGGATTCTCTTGAGTCAAAGCTTCCAATATCGAATGCAAATCATGATTCTAGAGGTGGTGACTGCAGCAAAGCACAAGAGCCTGGTTTGCGAGCATGTAACTTGGATTCTCAAGAGGGGAAAGTAGCTGCAGGACATTGTGCAACCCCTGAAAATGAGGCTATGGAGAATAGATCCAATGGTCCTGAGGCTTGTGAGGGGCATTGCTTCTCCAGTCCATCTGAATCAAATCTTCCAGAATCACATATGATCCATGACTTTGAAGCTGATGGTTATGATAATTTTGAGATTGGGACACAGCTCAATGAGCTAATTAACTTGTGCATGGAGGATTCCATAGAGGGTCACTCAAACTGCACATCTCCCATTGAAAAAAATACATTTGATTCCAAGAGGTTCAAGTCAGACTATCAAGTGAAATGCCCTCTATGTGGATTGGATATATCCGATTTGAGCGAAGAGCTTCGGCAGCTGCATACTAACAATTGTCTTGATGAACCTGCTAAG GAATCTAGCCCCAACCATGAAAAAGAACCCTCTGCTGGAGAAACTGTTGAAATCAGATGTGTTATTGAATGGTTAAGAAACCTTGGGTTATCCAAGTATGAGGAAATTTTTATCAAAGAAGAAGTTGACTGGGAAACCTTGCAATGGTTCACTGAAGAG GATCTACTGGGTATGGGGATCACTGCTCTTGGACCAAGAAAGAAAATTACCCATGCTCTAGCAGAGTTACGGAagaaacatgatgatgatgccaaTGATATGGAAGCTGGTGTGCTAAGTTCAGAAGATACTAAGAAGACTAAACTTCCAATGAACGGGAATAAATTAATTACTGAATACTTTAAATGTTCGTCCGTTGATCAAAGACAAAGCAGGGTCTGCAAAGTCAACAAGTCATCTAATCTGAACGAGCAGAAAAAATCTAGTGCTAAAGTACCCACTAGAAGAATTAGCACTGGTAAAGGAAAGGTTAAAGACACACCTCTTTGGTGTTGCATCCCAGGAACTCCTTTTCGAGTG GATGCATTTCGCTACTTGAGAGGCGACTGTTGCCACTGGTTTCTCACACACTTCCATGTAGATC ACTACCAAGGCCTGACTAGAAGCTTTTGCCATGGGAAGATATACTGTTCCTCAATTACCGCAAGTCTCGTGCATCATAAGATTGGTATTCCATGGGATAAATTACATGTATTGCCACTAAACAAAAGGATTACTATCTCTGGAGTTAATTTGACATGTTTTGACGCCAACCATTGCCCTGGGTCAATTATTATTCTCTTTGAGCCTCCAAATGGTAAA GCTGTTTTGCACACTGGAGACTTCCGGTTTTCTTCCGAGATGGTCAACAATCCTGTTTTGCAGTCTTCACATATCCACACTCTAATACTGGACACAACCTATTGCAATCCACGA TATGACTTCCCTAGTCAAGAGATTGTGATACAGTTCGTCATTGAGGCCATCCAAGCAGAAGCTTTCAACCCAAAAACATTGTTTTTGATTGGTAGCTACACAATTG GGAAAGAAAGACTGTTTATGGAGGTTGCTCGTTTGCTTCAGAAGAAAATATATGTTGGAGCTGCAAAGCTGCAAATATTGAAACACTTAGAGCTTCCTCAGGAAATCATGCATTGGTTTACAGCCAATGAAGCAGAAAGTCACATACATGTTGTCCCCATGTGGACTCTAGCGAGCTTCAAGCGGATGAAACATTTATCCAATCAATATGCT